From Cyclobacteriaceae bacterium, a single genomic window includes:
- a CDS encoding TonB-dependent receptor, whose amino-acid sequence MRSLIIGCVAIGLLLPLGSYSQKLMGVVIEKNAQGVDEPLPGANVYWLGTSKGATTGENGVFLIDRIDGIQKLVVSFVGYRSDTIQIDSQTNIKVELKSDVYLQEVTVQGWKPSTHIDHAAGINTIVMDEKELFKAACCNLSESFETNPSVDVAFTDAITGTRQIQMLGLSGPNTMISIENMPGVRGLAASQGIQFIPGTWINSIQVTKGVGSVINGYESIAGQINVELKKPQESDKLYVNGYVNSSARTETNVIYTTQVSKKWGTTFLLHGSARPLEMDQNNDSFLDFPTGKQINLVNRWVYNSGTGWLGQFSFKYLKDEKQGGQTDFNPEKDKFTVNRYGLEINTDRSEFVGKLGYQFKDKPYKSFGLQVSGLDHQHKSYYGFNGHNAVERSVYANLIYQSIIGSTFHKFKTGVSFLFDDYDEEIGQPSLGPMFNLGRTERVPGAFFEYSYDDLKKFSLIAGARVDQHNLFGTLFVPRLHLKYNFTETTTLRASAGRGIRVANIISENTGFLASSRSPVRVNMQTDKAYGFLPEKAWNYGLNFLQEFTLDYRPGSISLDYFFTDFENQVVVDLDQNPLQIAFFGLKGKSFSHSIQAQVDYQLMRRFDLRLAYRWLDVETDYLMGRLERPLVPKDRAFINLSYRTKSNWVIDYTVQRIGKQRLPSTIYNPEQYQLAPYSDPYIMMNAQVTKDFGERWSAYVGVENLTDFTLDNPIVSANSPFGPYFDSSMVWGPVFGRMWYAGFRYRIK is encoded by the coding sequence ATGAGATCATTGATCATAGGCTGCGTAGCCATTGGATTACTATTGCCGCTTGGTTCCTATTCCCAAAAGCTGATGGGAGTAGTGATAGAGAAGAATGCCCAGGGTGTGGATGAACCGCTTCCGGGAGCAAACGTCTATTGGCTGGGGACCAGCAAAGGTGCAACCACCGGTGAGAACGGTGTATTCCTGATTGACCGCATAGATGGTATTCAAAAGCTTGTCGTAAGTTTTGTAGGATATCGTAGTGACACAATTCAAATTGATAGCCAGACGAATATCAAGGTTGAACTGAAGTCGGATGTATACCTTCAGGAGGTTACAGTGCAGGGGTGGAAACCTTCTACGCACATTGATCACGCTGCTGGAATCAATACGATCGTGATGGATGAGAAGGAATTGTTTAAAGCTGCCTGTTGTAATCTATCGGAGAGCTTTGAAACGAATCCCTCTGTTGATGTAGCATTTACCGATGCGATAACAGGAACCCGTCAGATCCAGATGCTGGGTTTATCCGGCCCGAATACAATGATCTCCATTGAGAACATGCCGGGAGTAAGAGGTCTCGCTGCCAGTCAGGGGATTCAATTCATTCCAGGTACATGGATCAACTCCATTCAGGTAACGAAAGGAGTGGGTTCCGTGATCAATGGCTATGAGAGCATAGCAGGTCAGATCAATGTAGAATTGAAGAAGCCTCAGGAAAGCGATAAGCTCTATGTCAACGGTTATGTGAATAGCTCTGCCCGCACTGAAACAAATGTGATCTATACCACTCAGGTCAGCAAGAAGTGGGGGACTACATTCTTATTACACGGAAGTGCCCGCCCGTTGGAAATGGATCAGAATAATGATTCATTCCTGGACTTCCCGACCGGTAAGCAGATCAATCTTGTCAACCGGTGGGTGTATAACTCAGGAACAGGTTGGTTGGGTCAGTTTTCTTTCAAGTACCTGAAGGATGAGAAGCAGGGCGGTCAGACAGATTTTAATCCTGAGAAAGACAAGTTTACTGTAAACCGTTATGGATTGGAGATCAATACCGACCGTTCTGAATTTGTTGGAAAGCTTGGATATCAGTTCAAGGACAAACCTTACAAGAGCTTTGGTCTTCAGGTAAGCGGATTGGATCATCAGCACAAGAGCTATTATGGCTTCAATGGGCATAATGCTGTTGAGAGATCGGTGTATGCCAATCTTATTTATCAATCCATCATCGGAAGCACTTTTCATAAATTCAAAACCGGTGTAAGCTTTCTGTTTGATGATTATGATGAAGAAATCGGTCAGCCATCTCTTGGGCCTATGTTCAATCTGGGCAGGACGGAGCGTGTACCGGGAGCGTTCTTTGAGTATTCCTATGATGACTTAAAGAAATTCTCTTTGATTGCCGGAGCAAGAGTCGATCAGCATAATCTCTTTGGAACATTGTTCGTACCACGTCTGCACCTGAAGTATAACTTTACTGAAACGACTACTCTGCGTGCATCAGCGGGAAGGGGAATAAGAGTTGCAAATATTATTTCAGAGAATACTGGCTTCCTTGCTTCTTCACGCTCTCCTGTGCGAGTCAATATGCAGACGGATAAGGCTTATGGTTTCTTACCTGAGAAAGCATGGAACTACGGATTGAATTTCCTTCAGGAGTTTACACTCGACTACAGACCCGGATCCATTAGCTTAGATTATTTCTTTACTGATTTTGAGAACCAGGTTGTGGTCGATCTTGATCAGAATCCTCTGCAGATTGCTTTCTTTGGATTGAAGGGTAAATCTTTTTCACATAGCATCCAGGCTCAGGTTGATTATCAGTTGATGAGAAGGTTTGACCTCAGGCTTGCGTATCGTTGGTTGGATGTGGAAACAGATTATCTGATGGGAAGGCTGGAGCGTCCTCTTGTTCCCAAGGATCGTGCATTTATAAATTTATCCTACAGAACCAAGTCCAACTGGGTTATTGACTATACTGTGCAACGGATTGGCAAGCAAAGATTGCCTTCCACCATTTACAATCCGGAGCAGTATCAGCTTGCCCCATATTCAGATCCATACATCATGATGAACGCGCAGGTGACAAAGGATTTTGGCGAACGATGGAGTGCTTATGTGGGAGTTGAGAACCTTACGGACTTCACTCTTGATAATCCGATTGTATCAGCCAACAGTCCTTTTGGTCCATACTTCGACAGCTCCATGGTTTGGGGTCCCGTATTTGGGAGAATGTGGTATGCAGGATTCCGCTACCGGATCAAATAG
- the thrC gene encoding threonine synthase, whose amino-acid sequence MKFYSTRDRNYCVSFEDAVKIGLAPDGGLFMPESIRVMPKQYLESISNKSFAETSFDVASNFLNGSIPENELRKIIDRTISFDTPLVEIEQGVFSLELYHGPTFAFKDLGARFLSGLLGYFAKRQNDKATVLVATSGDTGSAVANGFFNVPGTRVIVLYPSGKVSDIQEKQFTTLGGNITAIEIDGTFDDCQSLVKQAFAEATLKKNLSLTSANSINIARLLPQSFYYFNAFAQLKDRNLPLVFSVPSGNFGNLTAGVLAKRMGLPVDQFIAATNINDIVPKYLKTGIFSPRTSVSTLSNAMDVGYPSNFARLMDLYESDLKRISKDIRGAHFTDDETSQAIRDVFFSRNYLLDPHGAIGYLGLKDYLISNPPCNGIFLETAHPGKFKDVVENSIGQSIPLPEGLTKFLIGEKKSVQMSNSFEDFRSYLMKL is encoded by the coding sequence ATGAAGTTTTATAGTACACGTGATCGTAATTATTGCGTCTCTTTCGAAGATGCTGTTAAGATTGGTCTTGCGCCGGATGGAGGCTTGTTTATGCCTGAATCAATTCGGGTCATGCCAAAACAGTATCTCGAAAGCATTTCAAACAAGTCATTTGCAGAGACATCATTTGATGTCGCCTCAAATTTTCTGAATGGATCCATTCCTGAAAATGAACTTAGGAAGATCATTGATCGGACAATATCATTTGACACACCTCTTGTTGAAATAGAGCAGGGTGTATTCTCACTTGAACTGTATCATGGCCCTACGTTTGCATTTAAAGATCTTGGAGCAAGATTTCTGTCAGGTCTTTTAGGATACTTTGCAAAACGACAAAATGATAAGGCTACCGTACTCGTGGCGACATCCGGAGATACAGGAAGCGCTGTCGCCAATGGATTTTTTAATGTTCCGGGCACAAGAGTCATCGTTTTATATCCTTCCGGAAAAGTAAGTGACATTCAGGAGAAGCAGTTTACTACCCTTGGCGGGAACATTACTGCCATTGAGATTGATGGAACGTTTGATGATTGCCAGAGTCTGGTAAAGCAGGCTTTCGCAGAAGCGACACTCAAAAAGAACCTGTCACTGACTTCCGCCAACTCCATTAACATTGCACGGCTTCTTCCACAGTCATTCTATTATTTCAATGCGTTCGCTCAGCTCAAAGACCGGAATCTCCCATTAGTGTTTTCAGTGCCAAGTGGAAACTTCGGTAATCTTACAGCAGGTGTACTGGCGAAGCGAATGGGTCTGCCAGTGGATCAGTTCATTGCTGCAACCAACATCAATGATATTGTTCCAAAATATCTGAAGACCGGGATATTTTCTCCACGGACATCTGTATCTACATTAAGCAATGCAATGGACGTGGGCTATCCAAGTAATTTTGCAAGACTTATGGATTTGTATGAGAGCGACCTTAAGAGGATCTCAAAAGATATCCGCGGTGCTCACTTTACCGATGATGAAACTTCACAAGCAATCAGGGATGTTTTCTTCTCAAGGAATTACCTGCTCGATCCGCATGGAGCGATTGGCTACCTGGGATTGAAAGATTATCTTATCAGTAATCCACCCTGCAATGGGATATTTCTTGAGACGGCACATCCAGGCAAATTCAAAGATGTAGTAGAGAATTCTATTGGCCAATCCATCCCGTTGCCGGAAGGACTTACAAAATTCCTGATAGGAGAGAAGAAGTCAGTTCAAATGAGTAATTCATTTGAAGACTTCCGATCATATTTGATGAAATTATAA
- a CDS encoding homoserine kinase, which produces MNSVRASAPATVANVCCGFDVLGFAVESPADEVVVSLRNETGIMIKSISGDNGRLPSDPLKNTASVAVQSYLNRMGSSQGVEIELIKKLPLGSGMGSSAASAVAALIAINHLMGNPLSRKELIVHAMEAERIACGSAHADNVAPSLLGGFVLIRSYEPLDVINVSSPEELYCTLIHPHLELKTEDSRKVLKSTVSLSDAVSQSGNIAALMIGLMQQNYALIGRSLFDVIAEPTRSVFIPGFNEIRKKVIDAGALGFGISGSGPTVFALSSNQLSAEQAGKVAAEHFMKMNLPAEIYISKVNQEGAKILS; this is translated from the coding sequence ATGAACAGTGTAAGAGCTTCGGCGCCGGCGACGGTTGCCAATGTTTGTTGTGGATTTGATGTGCTGGGATTTGCTGTCGAAAGCCCTGCAGATGAAGTTGTGGTTTCTTTAAGAAATGAAACGGGCATCATGATCAAAAGTATTTCCGGAGATAACGGAAGGCTTCCATCAGATCCTCTTAAGAATACCGCCAGCGTTGCTGTTCAATCTTACTTGAATAGAATGGGAAGTTCGCAGGGAGTTGAAATTGAATTAATCAAAAAGCTTCCGTTGGGAAGTGGGATGGGTTCAAGCGCGGCAAGCGCTGTAGCAGCTTTGATTGCCATTAATCATTTAATGGGTAATCCACTTTCAAGAAAAGAATTGATCGTTCACGCAATGGAGGCAGAGCGTATTGCATGCGGATCTGCTCATGCCGATAATGTTGCGCCTTCTTTATTGGGAGGATTTGTTTTGATAAGATCGTATGAGCCGCTGGATGTCATTAACGTTTCCTCACCGGAAGAACTGTATTGCACACTCATTCATCCGCATCTTGAACTAAAGACAGAAGACTCCAGGAAAGTTCTGAAATCTACTGTTTCACTATCGGATGCAGTGTCTCAAAGTGGAAATATTGCCGCGCTCATGATTGGCCTTATGCAACAGAATTATGCATTGATTGGAAGATCGTTGTTTGACGTCATCGCAGAACCCACCCGATCGGTATTCATTCCTGGTTTTAATGAAATAAGAAAGAAGGTGATTGATGCAGGAGCATTGGGTTTTGGAATTTCAGGATCAGGCCCAACGGTTTTTGCTTTAAGCAGTAATCAGTTGTCAGCGGAGCAAGCGGGGAAAGTAGCAGCAGAGCATTTTATGAAAATGAATCTGCCTGCTGAGATTTACATTTCAAAAGTTAATCAGGAGGGAGCAAAGATATTGTCATGA
- a CDS encoding caspase family protein, which yields MQRYIIIALLLIQWPAIAQDVYITPFKKFSSGLKEISSISFSSDSKLIAMNDTKGNLVIKNMDFNATVFQVPNTGIMYHEFIDTNTRFITLDKLGKLTIYNTADYSVVTTSNFSSAVKNACLDPNLQYLTVLNKENQIEMFDIKANMTFGRIPPTPELKNCAFIGFDRFGQQLAAISKTGDSYTWNPLNQKFLRELKLKSGEFANSSSVIYSASTNSGGDRFMIGMQEAFIPKGGFQGRNQLERKNMMLAYDWISGQEQKRIPLRYRVDGMALGPGPGHVAYYSEDSRTINLLNIEKSEVGSSVAVDEKPTSISLSDDNQFLAVGTVAGNINLFEVVRNDPPEIKISKPGLTRGYGDQVISESKLMVEGSITGNDKVSKVFVNGEPANFEAGKDFNLEVPLVKGKNKITVSVQNTASVITDKDFYVTCEPSSGKTVVAKPKAGTRLALVIGNSAYSSAAKLKNAKNDATAMTTELQALGFEVMKVYDGTYEQMKNAIYSFGDRIQSSEVCIFFYAGHGLEVDGSNYIVPVDADIQSALDVKLKALPLTGIIKTMEFANEEGLNMIILDACRNNPFPTGKRSSGSGLARVQAPSGTLIAYATDPGSVASDGDKANGLYTGELVKQLRVSQRIEDVFMNTRNAVEKASNGSQRPWEEARLRGVFYLK from the coding sequence ATGCAACGATACATCATCATCGCACTTCTCCTGATTCAATGGCCAGCCATTGCGCAGGATGTGTACATCACACCTTTCAAAAAGTTCAGTTCAGGATTAAAGGAGATCAGTTCGATCTCCTTTTCTTCTGATTCCAAGCTGATCGCGATGAATGACACCAAGGGAAATCTTGTGATCAAAAACATGGACTTCAATGCTACCGTGTTTCAGGTTCCCAACACGGGTATTATGTATCATGAATTTATCGATACCAATACCAGGTTCATTACACTGGATAAACTGGGTAAACTCACGATCTACAATACCGCTGACTACTCTGTTGTAACAACATCGAATTTTTCCAGTGCCGTAAAGAATGCCTGCCTCGATCCAAATCTTCAGTACCTCACTGTACTCAATAAAGAAAACCAGATCGAAATGTTTGACATTAAGGCAAACATGACTTTCGGAAGGATCCCTCCTACTCCAGAACTTAAAAACTGTGCCTTCATTGGCTTTGATCGTTTTGGACAACAGCTTGCGGCGATCAGCAAAACAGGAGATTCCTATACATGGAATCCTCTGAATCAGAAATTTTTGCGTGAACTAAAATTGAAAAGCGGTGAGTTCGCAAATTCATCCTCGGTTATCTATTCTGCATCCACCAACAGTGGTGGCGACAGATTTATGATCGGTATGCAGGAAGCATTCATTCCTAAGGGAGGCTTTCAGGGAAGGAACCAGCTTGAGAGAAAGAACATGATGCTTGCTTATGACTGGATATCCGGTCAGGAGCAGAAGAGAATTCCTTTACGATACCGTGTAGACGGCATGGCACTTGGACCTGGTCCCGGACATGTCGCTTATTATTCTGAAGACTCGCGCACGATCAACTTATTGAATATTGAAAAGTCAGAAGTCGGAAGCAGTGTAGCGGTTGATGAAAAACCTACTTCCATATCTCTTTCCGATGACAATCAATTCCTCGCTGTTGGAACAGTCGCTGGAAATATCAATCTCTTTGAAGTAGTCCGTAACGATCCACCGGAAATTAAGATCTCAAAGCCCGGATTAACACGGGGCTATGGCGACCAGGTCATTAGTGAAAGCAAGCTGATGGTGGAAGGCAGCATCACCGGAAACGATAAGGTCTCTAAAGTATTTGTAAACGGAGAACCAGCTAATTTCGAAGCAGGAAAAGATTTCAACCTTGAAGTTCCTCTTGTTAAAGGAAAAAATAAAATAACGGTTTCTGTACAGAACACTGCTTCAGTTATTACTGATAAAGATTTTTATGTTACCTGTGAACCCTCCTCTGGAAAAACAGTAGTAGCAAAACCGAAAGCAGGTACACGCCTTGCTCTGGTTATCGGAAACTCTGCTTACTCAAGTGCGGCCAAACTTAAGAATGCGAAGAACGATGCAACGGCCATGACCACTGAACTACAGGCTTTGGGATTTGAAGTCATGAAAGTTTATGATGGCACGTATGAGCAAATGAAAAACGCTATCTATTCTTTCGGGGATAGAATTCAGTCTTCTGAGGTTTGTATATTCTTTTATGCGGGTCATGGACTGGAAGTGGATGGATCCAATTACATCGTCCCTGTAGACGCTGATATTCAGTCTGCGCTGGATGTAAAGTTAAAGGCTCTCCCGCTTACCGGCATTATTAAGACAATGGAATTTGCCAATGAGGAAGGACTTAACATGATCATTCTGGATGCTTGTCGTAACAATCCATTCCCAACCGGAAAGAGAAGCAGCGGCTCAGGACTTGCAAGAGTTCAGGCACCGAGCGGCACACTCATCGCGTATGCTACTGACCCTGGTTCTGTTGCATCTGATGGAGACAAGGCCAATGGACTTTATACAGGAGAACTTGTAAAGCAACTTAGAGTATCTCAGCGGATTGAAGATGTGTTTATGAACACCCGTAATGCTGTTGAGAAGGCATCGAATGGATCTCAACGACCGTGGGAAGAAGCCCGGCTCCGGGGCGTATTCTATCTCAAATGA
- a CDS encoding heavy-metal-associated domain-containing protein, which produces MKTIIFFFIIAISSVTSFAQSKVITSNIKVYGNCSMCKNRIETALDQKGIKLAKWDTKSKELQVVYNSDKITEQQIHEIIASVGHDTDKVKAKDEVYSKLPFCCLYRDHGHGPEDKH; this is translated from the coding sequence ATGAAAACGATTATTTTTTTCTTCATCATAGCGATCTCTTCTGTAACATCTTTTGCGCAATCAAAGGTGATTACTTCCAATATTAAAGTTTATGGCAACTGTTCTATGTGCAAGAACAGAATTGAAACAGCTCTTGACCAGAAAGGCATCAAGCTGGCTAAGTGGGATACCAAGTCAAAAGAACTGCAGGTAGTCTACAATTCTGACAAGATCACCGAACAACAAATTCACGAGATCATTGCTTCCGTTGGACACGATACTGACAAAGTAAAGGCTAAAGATGAAGTATATTCCAAGCTTCCCTTTTGCTGCCTGTATCGCGATCATGGTCACGGTCCTGAAGACAAACACTAA
- a CDS encoding protein-L-isoaspartate(D-aspartate) O-methyltransferase produces the protein MIEDNYKQRGLRGKLVKKLAQKGIKDTLVLDAIGKVPRHAFFDDALLGHAYEDKAFPIGHGQTISQPYTVAFQTEKLEVKAGDKVLEIGTGSGYQASVLLEMGAKVYTIEYNRELYQHTRDFLPGLGYNPHFFFGDGSKGLPVRAPYDRIIVTAGAPVVPDALVEQLAENGILIVPVGDREKQKMIRIRRKNGKLLKEEFDFFSFVPLLGEQGWKK, from the coding sequence ATGATCGAAGATAATTACAAGCAAAGGGGCCTCCGGGGCAAACTGGTCAAAAAACTGGCCCAAAAGGGCATTAAGGACACTCTGGTGCTGGATGCCATTGGGAAAGTGCCAAGGCATGCCTTTTTCGATGATGCCCTCCTGGGTCACGCCTATGAGGACAAGGCCTTTCCTATCGGACATGGGCAAACAATATCCCAGCCTTATACGGTTGCCTTCCAGACTGAAAAGCTGGAAGTAAAAGCCGGAGACAAGGTGCTGGAAATCGGAACCGGCTCTGGATACCAGGCGAGTGTGCTGCTGGAAATGGGCGCCAAAGTTTATACCATAGAATATAACAGGGAGCTCTATCAACATACCCGTGATTTCCTTCCGGGACTTGGATACAATCCGCATTTCTTTTTTGGTGACGGATCAAAAGGACTTCCGGTGCGGGCGCCGTATGACAGGATCATTGTAACAGCGGGTGCGCCTGTTGTTCCGGATGCACTTGTTGAACAATTGGCGGAAAATGGTATTCTCATCGTTCCTGTTGGTGATCGTGAAAAGCAGAAGATGATCAGGATCCGTCGGAAGAATGGAAAGCTATTAAAAGAAGAGTTTGACTTCTTCTCGTTTGTTCCATTGCTGGGGGAACAGGGCTGGAAGAAATAA
- a CDS encoding CHAT domain-containing protein, protein MRRIIIISLLLFTTTLSFSQESWLIKRIDSLVAIPNYGDAEKLIISQANTSDLKKSIILFNRLAEIQITQGKLDQAEETIDKWISTKKTDDPFLKAITETNIGFIQLNRSRNDLALENLQDALALFQKAGQRDTEEAAKCLSYLSLLYWSVGKLNQAEDNGLIALQIRQKLKGETSEEVAASYNDLGLVYGQTDSDKALEYYEKALAVYEKMHGDEHPKIAIANTNIGFIYNKMKLYGDAVNNFENAESIWKKIYPEGHPNQALALFNLGLTYGQMGNKKASLEYYEKSLALYKKAYGEKHPDISIVLNEIGLLKYNEAKYDEALQSFQDALCANIPNFNNRSIAVNPRINNYYRGKILLYSLRLKAQALEAKHFGKTLRLTELTSALSCLYSCDSLIDDIRFHSSDENDKIELGSSANEVYEDGVRVAHAMSEMTINFKQYEQAAFYFAEKSKSAVLQESIADAEAKSFAGIPEALLDEEKTLKASIATLTQKLSQKPSVEEEKLLRESLFNLNQKYETFTKQLEKNYPDYFDLKYNQTTPSIADIQKILDNKTAIVCYFIAEKNQRLYSFIISKSKFRIYNSTMPSDFDRLIKGFNNSLYFSVADSYSRISNQLSKLLLRGISPGYKDIVIIPGGRLGTMPFEALSTSKIIEHQSYSTIDYLAKKYSISYEFSAGLLLQKSRSSKQSQPSSIFLCAPITFPVKDNLDDLPGTEKEVSNIAQLFASTAMIAKGTDANESLIKSGKLSEYRYLHFATHGIVDEESPELSRIYLQSAPSEDGNVFSGEIFNLKLNADLTVLSACQTGLGKFSKGEGVIGLSRALVYAGAKNIMVSYWSVSDESTSELMTSFYEKLLAQSSPNFREALQQAKTEMIKKSTYAAPYYWAPFVLIGF, encoded by the coding sequence ATGAGGAGAATCATAATCATTTCGCTTTTACTGTTCACAACCACCCTCTCCTTTTCACAGGAGTCGTGGCTCATCAAAAGAATAGATTCACTGGTGGCTATCCCCAATTATGGGGATGCTGAGAAGCTGATCATCTCCCAGGCAAACACTTCAGACTTGAAGAAATCAATTATTCTGTTCAACAGGCTGGCAGAAATTCAAATCACTCAGGGCAAACTGGATCAGGCAGAAGAGACGATAGATAAATGGATCAGCACCAAAAAAACAGACGATCCATTTCTGAAAGCTATTACTGAAACGAACATCGGATTTATCCAGCTTAACAGGTCGCGCAATGATCTGGCCTTGGAAAATCTTCAGGATGCCCTTGCTCTTTTTCAAAAGGCAGGTCAGCGCGATACAGAAGAAGCAGCGAAATGCCTCTCTTATCTCAGCTTGCTTTACTGGAGTGTTGGTAAACTCAATCAGGCAGAAGACAATGGATTAATTGCATTGCAGATCCGTCAAAAACTAAAAGGAGAAACCAGCGAAGAAGTCGCTGCATCTTATAATGATCTCGGGTTGGTCTATGGCCAGACAGATTCAGACAAAGCGCTTGAGTATTATGAAAAGGCATTGGCAGTTTATGAAAAAATGCACGGTGACGAGCATCCGAAGATCGCGATTGCCAATACCAACATCGGCTTCATCTACAATAAAATGAAGTTGTATGGTGATGCTGTAAATAATTTTGAGAATGCTGAATCGATCTGGAAAAAGATCTATCCGGAAGGTCACCCCAATCAGGCGCTGGCACTCTTCAATCTTGGATTAACCTATGGCCAGATGGGGAACAAGAAAGCCTCACTGGAGTATTATGAAAAATCACTTGCTCTGTACAAAAAAGCGTATGGTGAAAAGCATCCGGACATCTCTATTGTTCTGAATGAAATCGGATTGCTGAAATACAATGAAGCGAAGTATGATGAGGCACTCCAGAGTTTTCAGGATGCGCTTTGTGCAAACATTCCCAACTTCAATAACAGGAGCATCGCTGTAAATCCAAGAATCAACAACTACTATCGCGGTAAAATATTGTTGTATTCCTTACGCCTGAAAGCGCAAGCCCTGGAAGCAAAGCACTTTGGCAAGACCTTGCGGTTGACAGAGTTGACTTCTGCTCTCTCCTGCCTCTACTCCTGCGACAGTCTCATTGATGATATCCGATTCCACAGTTCTGATGAGAATGACAAGATTGAATTGGGAAGCTCAGCGAATGAAGTTTATGAAGATGGCGTCCGGGTTGCACATGCCATGAGTGAAATGACCATCAACTTTAAGCAGTATGAACAGGCCGCATTTTATTTTGCTGAAAAAAGTAAGTCTGCTGTATTACAGGAGTCTATTGCGGATGCAGAAGCCAAGTCATTTGCGGGAATACCTGAGGCTTTACTGGATGAAGAGAAGACCCTGAAAGCTTCGATTGCTACCCTTACCCAGAAGCTTTCACAAAAACCAAGTGTCGAAGAAGAAAAACTCCTTCGTGAGAGTCTTTTTAATCTCAATCAGAAGTATGAGACATTTACGAAGCAGCTTGAAAAGAACTATCCTGATTACTTCGACTTAAAGTATAATCAGACCACTCCTTCCATCGCAGACATTCAAAAGATACTGGATAACAAAACCGCCATCGTCTGTTATTTCATCGCTGAAAAAAATCAGCGTCTCTACTCATTCATTATCTCCAAATCTAAATTCAGGATTTATAATTCTACGATGCCGTCTGATTTTGACAGACTGATCAAAGGCTTCAATAACAGTTTATACTTCTCGGTTGCAGATTCCTATAGCAGGATCTCCAATCAGTTATCAAAGTTATTGCTGCGCGGAATCTCACCAGGATATAAAGACATCGTCATCATTCCCGGCGGAAGATTGGGCACGATGCCTTTTGAAGCCTTAAGCACATCGAAGATCATTGAACATCAGTCCTATTCAACTATTGATTACCTGGCGAAGAAATACAGTATCAGCTATGAATTTTCAGCGGGACTGCTGCTTCAGAAATCCAGATCTTCAAAACAAAGTCAGCCATCTTCGATATTCCTGTGCGCCCCTATCACGTTCCCGGTAAAAGACAACCTGGATGATCTTCCTGGTACGGAAAAAGAAGTATCCAACATTGCTCAACTGTTTGCCTCCACCGCAATGATTGCAAAAGGGACGGATGCCAATGAGAGTCTTATCAAATCAGGTAAACTTTCAGAGTACCGCTATCTTCATTTTGCAACCCATGGAATTGTTGATGAAGAGTCTCCGGAACTTTCAAGGATCTATCTTCAATCTGCTCCTTCTGAAGATGGAAATGTATTCTCCGGTGAGATCTTTAATCTAAAATTAAATGCGGACCTGACGGTATTGTCTGCTTGCCAGACGGGGCTTGGCAAATTCTCAAAAGGTGAAGGTGTCATAGGACTATCGAGAGCATTGGTGTATGCTGGTGCCAAAAATATCATGGTCTCCTACTGGAGCGTTTCCGATGAGTCAACCTCTGAACTGATGACGAGCTTTTATGAGAAGCTTCTTGCGCAATCGTCACCGAATTTTCGCGAGGCACTTCAGCAGGCCAAGACGGAGATGATAAAAAAATCAACCTACGCAGCTCCCTATTACTGGGCACCGTTTGTTTTGATCGGTTTCTGA